The Ignavibacteria bacterium genomic interval CGTGCATTTTCTGCTCGGTAAGAACTCCAAGCTGTTTCATGAAAGTCGCCACGTCATAATAGCTGCTTGAGCTGATTATTTTCCCGTTTTTGAAGTGGTATACGTCGCAGAACGGAACATCCACGTGTTTGCCGGTGGCCTGAATATCGCCATCGGGAGTTCTGAGAGTGCCTTTGTGCGTACCTACGCCGCGGAATTCGCATATAGCAAAATCCTCTGCGGCTTCAATATTTTTAATCTCGCATTTTGAATCGGGGAAAGCCTCATCCCAATTTTTCATGAATTGTTTGAAGCCCTCGGGTCCCTTGTATGTCATATTGGCGGGTATGTTGGTAAGTATACCTGCTGAATCCACATTTTTAACCGCGGCGTTAAAATCCCTGCGGTTATAGGATTCATATATATTGCGGACGATAGATTTATTATCCTGTACAGACATAGTTTCCTCCTTTTATTATTTGTTATTCTGCCGTTATTTCTCCTGTTTTTTTTCTATTTGTTTAGTGAAGTAATTTCCAGAAAAACTAGAAGAAACCCGAAATTAATCAAGGTCTAATATTGAGTAATACCCCGGAAGTATCCAACCGGCGACAATTTTATCCCCCTCCATAGAGCTTCGGAGAAGTCGGCCGCGGCCGATTTGTAGCAAAACGACATCCCAACAATAATTTAGAGCTTCGGAGAAGCGATTTGCCTGTAGAAAAACGACGATCAAAAAATAATCCAGAGCTTCGGAGAAGCGATTTGTTTGTAGCCGGGGGTGACCAAATTCACCGAAGGTGAATGCGGGAACCCCCGGGGGAAATGATCCCAAACCCCACCCCCGGAGCCGCGGCAGCCGCGACATATTCCCGTTCCATGATGGATAAATTTCATGAAATTGGGTTATCATTTGTGGTTAGGCGGGATTTCCCCAATAGATTCAACCATTTTCCATACATGTCGCCCCTCCCGGGGCTCTTTTTTGTGTGGGGGGAATACGTTTCCCGGGGGTTCCCTCACCCCTCCGGGGTTTTGTCACCCCCGGCTACAGACAAAGCGCCCGCCCGAGGCGGGCTTAGTGATTGCGTTATTCCAGATGCTCTATTTTCACATCTGATACACAACCTCTTAAATGTGTATACACGGTAGAGCTAAAGCTCGTGGCTAGTCATAAAAAAATCAAAACAATCCCCCCTAATCCCCGCCTTTGCTAATTAACGGGGAATTATCTAGTTTCTATGTCGTATTTTTACCAACATTAATCATAGGAGCCGCAGCGTGGAAATGGCAAATTTTTTAGGCAGCTACTGGTGGATATTCCTCCTTGTTATTCTGATCGTAGCCTACAAACTATTCTTACGGTTCTTCGGAATTGTTATTATTCCCGAGGACTCAATAGGCATTGTTAATAAAAAGTTCGTCCTTCTGGGCAAACACCGCACTCTGCCCGACGGAGCAATCATTGCCCTCAATGGCGAAGCCGGCTACCAGGCCGATACTCTTGCCCCGGGCCTCCATTTCTGGCTCTGGCCCTGGCAGTACGAAGTTTCTAAACAGAAATTCATCAATATTAAAGAAGGCAATATTGGCA includes:
- a CDS encoding ester cyclase — its product is MSVQDNKSIVRNIYESYNRRDFNAAVKNVDSAGILTNIPANMTYKGPEGFKQFMKNWDEAFPDSKCEIKNIEAAEDFAICEFRGVGTHKGTLRTPDGDIQATGKHVDVPFCDVYHFKNGKIISSSSYYDVATFMKQLGVLTEQKMHA